TTTCAAGCACCGCAACGGTGCAGTCGAGTAGGGCTAGGTCGAGATCCGCCCCCACCTCGGTCCGACCGCGTCGAACCAGAGCCGCCGTGATCGCAAAGGCCGAATACATGCCGGCCAAAATATCACTGATGGAACTGCCGACCCGTGCCGGCCGATCGGCTTCGTGGCCGGTGATGCTCATCAACCCGCCGAGGGCTTGAACGATCACATCGTACGCCGGTCGCCTTCGATAAGGCCCCGTTCGCCCGAAGCCCGATACCGAGGTATAAATTAACCGCGGATTGATTTCGCGTAGCTTGTCGCTTCCCAAGCCGAATGCTTCCATCGTGCCGGGGCGATAGTTCTCGACGACGACGTCGGCCCGTCGAACGAGATTCACGAACGTCGTGCGATCGGTTTCGTGTTTCAAGTCGAGCGTGATGCTGCGCTTTCCGCGATTAATTCCGGCGAAGTACGCGCTCTCGCCCGAGGGCAAGAAGGGCCCATAGTGCCGAGCATCATCACCGATACCGGGCCGTTCGATCTTGACGACGTCGGCTCCCAGGTCGGCGAGCAACATCGTGCAAAACGGACCGGCGAGAACCCGTGTCAGATCGAGCACTTTCACCCCGGCAAGCGGCAAGTCGGGTACGACCATGGATCGATTGTCCTTCCCCTTATTCCCCAGCGATAGCGACGACATAGCATAGGCCGGAGTGGATCGGAGGCCAACTCGGATAGGTCTTCGCGAAAGGGCTGCAGCATAAACCGCTTCACGGCTGTGGGTTCCAACGCATCACGCTGACAGCAGCTGAGGCCGCCGACCGTAACGCCGTGCGCCGCATCGTCGCCCTAAAAATATCCGCGTGATCGCG
This region of Planctomycetia bacterium genomic DNA includes:
- a CDS encoding CoA transferase, yielding MVVPDLPLAGVKVLDLTRVLAGPFCTMLLADLGADVVKIERPGIGDDARHYGPFLPSGESAYFAGINRGKRSITLDLKHETDRTTFVNLVRRADVVVENYRPGTMEAFGLGSDKLREINPRLIYTSVSGFGRTGPYRRRPAYDVIVQALGGLMSITGHEADRPARVGSSISDILAGMYSAFAITAALVRRGRTEVGADLDLALLDCTVAVLENAIVRYGVTGDIPGPLGTRHPSITPFQAFRASDGPLVIAAGNDALWLTLCEVLDVPHLIADPKLKTNKLRTENQPYMEGAITAALGRGTVAEWLTKLEAAGVPAAPIKNIAEVMEDPQLQAREMWHTLSDRDGLKLTTPGTPLVLDGVKPKLDGTWPLLGEHQDEVLKEWLA